Proteins encoded together in one Hymenobacter monticola window:
- a CDS encoding family 43 glycosylhydrolase codes for MFFLLSSALPALTPARGHRSWLRWVALLFLMVVLARPASALQGAQGVHDPSTIVKEGNKYWIFATGQGVYSMYSTDLVNWTAGPRPVFVNNNYPSWINTKVPGFQGNFWAPECIFMNGKYYLYYSCSTFGSKISAIGLATNVTLDPANPSYNWVDEGEVVSSNAGSSANAIDPAIFKDTNGDVWLSYGSFFGGLRVQQLNATTGKPLAGSTAVAVGAGNTEAAYLTKRGNFYYLFMNRGACCNGLNSTYYIVVGRSTSPTGPFLDQNGVNLNTNTGGSVVLNVSGRYVGPGHAGIFEEGGVSYFSHHYYDGDDNGAPKLGLAKLTWDAANWPVVSRDWVTPGRYEIASQNSSLVWQAQGCTGAAGEAITQGTRTGQPCQQWDVVSAGDGEYRIENAVSSMAAGVVGCSSANGAALELATSINNPCRLFRIDRANDGTLVFASANGNRVVEVPSASTAPGTRLALFNYNGCLCQRWRLTVNGVLGTAAAQPLRDVSIYPVPAVQGHFTVDLGAGKAAEATTVAVSNLTGQVVFRQVFGAQQARLSVEAGLKPGIYLVQVERGGRWHSQKLSVQ; via the coding sequence ATGTTCTTCCTGCTATCCTCCGCCCTGCCGGCGCTTACGCCGGCCCGGGGCCACCGCTCATGGCTGCGCTGGGTGGCCCTGCTTTTTTTAATGGTTGTCTTGGCGCGCCCGGCCTCGGCGCTGCAGGGCGCCCAGGGTGTGCACGACCCCTCCACCATCGTGAAAGAGGGCAACAAATACTGGATTTTCGCCACCGGCCAGGGCGTCTACAGCATGTATTCCACCGACTTGGTGAACTGGACGGCCGGGCCGCGCCCGGTTTTCGTCAACAACAACTACCCGAGCTGGATTAACACCAAGGTGCCGGGCTTCCAGGGCAACTTCTGGGCGCCGGAGTGCATTTTCATGAACGGCAAGTACTACCTGTACTACTCCTGCTCCACGTTCGGCTCGAAGATTTCGGCCATTGGCCTGGCCACCAACGTGACCCTGGACCCCGCCAACCCCAGCTACAATTGGGTCGACGAAGGCGAAGTGGTGTCGTCCAACGCCGGCAGCAGCGCCAATGCCATCGACCCGGCCATCTTCAAAGACACCAACGGCGATGTGTGGCTCAGCTACGGCTCCTTTTTCGGCGGCCTGCGGGTGCAGCAGTTGAACGCAACCACCGGCAAGCCCCTGGCCGGCAGCACGGCCGTGGCGGTGGGCGCCGGCAATACCGAAGCCGCCTACCTCACCAAGCGCGGCAACTTCTACTACCTGTTCATGAACCGCGGCGCCTGCTGCAACGGCCTTAACAGCACCTACTACATTGTGGTGGGCCGCTCCACGTCGCCCACCGGCCCTTTCCTGGACCAGAACGGCGTGAACCTGAACACCAACACCGGCGGCTCGGTGGTGCTCAACGTGTCGGGCCGCTACGTGGGCCCCGGCCACGCCGGCATCTTTGAAGAAGGCGGCGTCAGCTATTTCTCGCACCACTACTACGACGGCGACGACAACGGCGCACCCAAGCTGGGCCTGGCCAAGCTGACCTGGGACGCGGCCAACTGGCCCGTGGTGAGCCGCGACTGGGTGACCCCGGGCCGGTACGAAATTGCCAGCCAAAACAGCTCCCTGGTGTGGCAGGCGCAGGGCTGCACCGGCGCCGCGGGCGAGGCCATCACGCAAGGCACGCGCACCGGCCAACCCTGCCAGCAGTGGGACGTGGTATCGGCCGGCGACGGCGAATACCGCATCGAAAACGCCGTTAGCAGCATGGCGGCCGGCGTGGTCGGCTGCTCGTCGGCCAACGGCGCCGCGCTGGAACTGGCTACTTCCATCAACAACCCGTGCCGCCTGTTCCGCATCGACCGGGCCAACGACGGCACCCTAGTGTTTGCCTCGGCCAACGGCAACCGGGTGGTGGAAGTTCCCTCGGCCTCCACGGCGCCGGGCACCCGGCTGGCTTTGTTCAACTACAACGGCTGCCTCTGCCAGCGCTGGCGCCTCACCGTGAACGGGGTGCTGGGCACGGCGGCTGCCCAGCCATTGCGCGACGTGAGCATCTACCCGGTACCGGCCGTGCAAGGCCATTTCACGGTTGACCTCGGGGCTGGCAAGGCGGCTGAAGCAACAACTGTGGCGGTGTCCAACCTGACAGGCCAAGTGGTTTTCCGTCAGGTGTTCGGTGCTCAGCAAGCCAGGCTCAGCGTGGAAGCCGGCCTGAAGCCCGGCATCTACTTGGTGCAAGTGGAGCGGGGCGGCCGCTGGCATTCGCAGAAGCTCAGCGTGCAGTAG
- a CDS encoding glycoside hydrolase family 43 protein, which translates to MRYFLPLARAFAVSLLMLPGAACQKTKPAPFVPVVPTVNSGPTFVNPLLPSGPDPWVYQKDGFYYYMHTLNDRLAIWKTPKMSDLGTTPSQVVWTPPANSPAAGNLWAPELYFLDGKWYIYYTAGPAGTNLGLQRTWVLENSSADPTTGSWVDKGRIFNAGEDYWAIDGTVLEQNGNRYLIWSGHNGIDGVQRLYISQMSNPWTLTGPRVELSRPQYAWELNGFGVNEGPEILKRGNKTHLVYSASFCGTDQYVLGMMTASSTADPMLPASWVKAATPVFSQNPANRAYATGHNAFFKSKDGSEDWIIYHANSNPNEGCVEKRNPRMQKFTWNADDTPNFGTPVAVGTAVTKPSGE; encoded by the coding sequence ATGCGTTATTTCCTACCCCTGGCCCGCGCGTTTGCGGTGTCGCTGCTGATGCTGCCGGGCGCGGCCTGCCAGAAAACCAAGCCGGCGCCGTTTGTGCCGGTGGTGCCCACCGTCAACTCGGGCCCCACATTCGTGAACCCGCTGCTGCCCTCCGGCCCCGACCCGTGGGTGTACCAGAAGGACGGGTTTTACTACTACATGCACACGCTGAACGACCGGCTGGCCATCTGGAAAACCCCCAAAATGTCGGACCTAGGCACCACGCCCAGCCAGGTGGTCTGGACGCCGCCGGCCAACAGCCCGGCCGCCGGCAACCTGTGGGCGCCGGAGCTCTACTTCCTCGACGGCAAGTGGTACATCTACTACACGGCCGGGCCCGCCGGCACCAACCTGGGCCTGCAGCGCACCTGGGTGCTCGAAAACTCCTCGGCCGACCCCACCACCGGGAGTTGGGTTGACAAGGGCCGTATCTTCAATGCCGGTGAGGACTACTGGGCCATCGACGGCACGGTGCTGGAGCAAAACGGCAACCGCTACCTTATCTGGTCGGGCCACAACGGCATCGACGGCGTGCAGCGCCTCTACATCTCGCAAATGAGCAACCCCTGGACCCTGACCGGGCCGCGGGTGGAGCTGTCGCGGCCGCAATACGCCTGGGAACTCAACGGCTTCGGCGTGAACGAAGGCCCCGAAATCCTGAAGCGCGGCAACAAAACCCATTTGGTGTACTCGGCCAGCTTTTGCGGCACCGACCAGTACGTGCTGGGCATGATGACGGCCAGCAGCACTGCCGACCCCATGTTGCCGGCCTCGTGGGTGAAGGCGGCCACGCCGGTATTCTCCCAAAACCCCGCCAACCGGGCCTACGCCACCGGCCACAACGCCTTCTTCAAATCCAAGGATGGCAGCGAAGACTGGATTATCTACCACGCCAACTCCAATCCCAATGAGGGCTGCGTGGAAAAGCGCAACCCGCGCATGCAAAAGTTTACCTGGAATGCCGACGACACGCCCAACTTCGGCACGCCCGTGGCCGTTGGCACGGCCGTCACCAAGCCCAGCGGCGAGTAG